Proteins encoded by one window of Sediminicoccus rosea:
- the dnaJ gene encoding molecular chaperone DnaJ: MAKRDYYEVLGVSRDASEDELKKAYRKLAMQFHPDRNQGDAKAEARFKEVNEAYEVLKDGDKRAAYDRFGHAAFEGGGGGGGGGNPFGGGGFEDIFEEMFGRFGGRGGRQATGRGADLRQEVQITLEEAFAGTKKTIRVPSSVSCEACNGSGAEGGSASATTCGTCRGSGKIRAQQGFFLIERTCPTCSGSGKIIKNPCKVCSGSGRVQRDRTLNVTIPAGVEDGTRIRLTGEGEAGLRGAPAGDLYVDIGVKPHPIFQREGPNIMVRVPLRMTQAALGASVEVPSIDGGRSAVKIPAGTQTGDNFRLRGKGFSVLRNPARGDMYVQVVVETPQNLTAKQRELLEAFEAEAVQGGKSSPESEGFFAKVKEFWDGLGR; this comes from the coding sequence ATGGCCAAGCGCGATTATTATGAAGTGCTCGGCGTCAGCCGGGACGCCTCCGAGGACGAGCTCAAGAAGGCCTATCGCAAGCTCGCGATGCAGTTCCATCCCGACCGCAACCAGGGGGATGCGAAGGCGGAGGCCCGCTTCAAGGAGGTGAACGAGGCCTACGAGGTGCTGAAGGATGGCGACAAGCGCGCCGCCTATGACCGCTTCGGCCACGCCGCCTTCGAGGGCGGCGGCGGCGGTGGGGGCGGCGGGAATCCCTTCGGCGGCGGCGGCTTCGAGGACATCTTTGAGGAAATGTTCGGCCGCTTCGGCGGGCGCGGCGGCCGCCAGGCGACCGGTCGCGGCGCCGATCTCCGCCAGGAAGTCCAGATTACCCTGGAAGAGGCCTTCGCCGGCACGAAGAAGACCATCCGCGTGCCCAGCAGTGTCTCCTGCGAGGCTTGCAACGGTTCGGGCGCCGAGGGCGGCAGCGCGTCCGCCACCACCTGCGGCACCTGCCGCGGTTCGGGCAAGATCCGCGCGCAGCAGGGCTTCTTCCTGATCGAGCGCACCTGCCCCACCTGCTCGGGCTCGGGCAAGATCATCAAGAACCCCTGCAAGGTCTGCTCGGGTTCGGGCCGCGTGCAGCGCGACCGGACGCTGAACGTGACCATCCCGGCCGGCGTCGAGGACGGCACCCGCATCCGCCTGACCGGCGAGGGCGAGGCCGGGCTGCGCGGTGCGCCGGCAGGCGATCTCTACGTGGATATCGGCGTAAAGCCGCACCCGATCTTCCAGCGCGAGGGGCCCAACATCATGGTCCGTGTGCCCCTGCGGATGACGCAGGCCGCACTTGGCGCGAGCGTGGAGGTGCCCTCCATTGATGGCGGCCGCTCAGCCGTGAAGATCCCGGCCGGCACCCAGACGGGCGACAATTTCCGCCTGCGCGGCAAGGGCTTCTCCGTGCTGCGCAACCCCGCCCGCGGTGACATGTATGTCCAGGTCGTCGTCGAGACGCCGCAGAACCTCACCGCCAAGCAGCGCGAGCTGCTTGAGGCCTTCGAGGCCGAGGCGGTGCAGGGTGGCAAGAGCAGCCCGGAAAGCGAGGGCTTCTTCGCGAAGGTGAAGGAGTTCTGGGACGGGCTGGGTCGGTAA